A genomic segment from Sphingopyxis sp. DBS4 encodes:
- the folP gene encoding dihydropteroate synthase, which yields MFQPLTRPDLGTTWEDARVYLRPTCFVDRPHELDDACLRLADTMVWFAAWHVSLRDDGNVKSAIVPVPELDAWIAAMPDRLAEAATAQRAAVARPRGNLQLGERVVRLGEPQLMGILNVTPDSFSDGGKHVDTAAAVDAGFAMASAGAAIVDVGGESTRPGAPLVWEGDEIQRVEGVVSALAKGGVAVSIDTRKAAVMEAALAAGATIVNDISALRYDERAMEVVARAGCPVVLMHAPSVKSDPHEGGTYAHPVFDVYDLLAERVAACKAAGIDPAKIIVDPGIGFGKGVGGNLALVNALALFHTFGCPLLFGASRKRMIGALDNEAPADARLGGSVALHYQAATQGAQLLRVHDVAETRQALRMWRGLRDTALTA from the coding sequence ATGTTCCAACCTTTGACCAGGCCCGACCTCGGCACGACGTGGGAAGACGCGCGCGTCTACCTCCGCCCGACCTGCTTCGTCGATCGGCCGCACGAACTCGACGACGCCTGCCTGCGCCTTGCTGATACGATGGTCTGGTTCGCGGCGTGGCACGTCAGCCTGCGCGACGACGGCAATGTAAAATCGGCGATCGTTCCGGTGCCCGAGCTCGACGCGTGGATCGCGGCGATGCCCGATCGGCTCGCCGAAGCAGCGACGGCGCAGCGCGCCGCGGTGGCGCGCCCGCGCGGCAATCTCCAGCTCGGCGAGCGCGTCGTGCGGCTGGGCGAGCCGCAGCTCATGGGCATCCTCAACGTCACCCCCGACAGCTTCTCGGACGGCGGCAAGCATGTCGACACTGCGGCGGCGGTCGATGCGGGTTTCGCCATGGCGTCGGCGGGCGCGGCGATCGTCGATGTCGGCGGCGAATCGACCCGCCCCGGCGCGCCGCTGGTCTGGGAAGGCGACGAGATTCAGCGGGTCGAGGGCGTCGTTTCGGCGCTTGCGAAGGGCGGCGTCGCGGTGTCGATCGACACGCGCAAGGCGGCCGTGATGGAGGCGGCGCTCGCGGCCGGCGCGACGATCGTCAACGACATCTCGGCGCTGCGGTATGACGAGCGCGCGATGGAGGTCGTCGCCAGGGCCGGCTGCCCCGTCGTGCTGATGCACGCACCGTCGGTGAAGAGCGATCCGCACGAGGGCGGAACCTATGCGCACCCCGTTTTCGACGTCTACGACCTGCTCGCCGAGCGCGTCGCGGCGTGCAAGGCGGCGGGGATCGATCCCGCGAAGATCATCGTCGATCCGGGCATCGGCTTTGGCAAGGGCGTCGGCGGCAATCTGGCGCTGGTGAATGCGCTGGCGCTGTTCCACACGTTCGGTTGTCCGCTGTTGTTCGGCGCCAGCCGCAAACGGATGATCGGGGCGCTCGATAATGAGGCGCCCGCCGACGCGCGGCTCGGGGGCAGCGTGGCGCTGCATTATCAGGCCGCGACGCAGGGCGCGCAGTTGTTGCGCGTGCATGATGTTGCGGAGACAAGGCAGGCGCTGCGTATGTGGCGTGGACTCAGGGATACGGCACTGACGGCCTGA